From the genome of Coffea eugenioides isolate CCC68of unplaced genomic scaffold, Ceug_1.0 ScVebR1_1610;HRSCAF=2490, whole genome shotgun sequence, one region includes:
- the LOC113755607 gene encoding uncharacterized protein LOC113755607 — protein sequence MDIGKGWPRAAHDNTIINRIMLRFRPIAPKPVSAGAASDSASAASKTGPVTKRRAKRKYVRVKKNNKCKSSSNNYKEEQVVEEVEKQKDLIRFDVSLQLQTPLPIICGTKVSPDIGSSNSNNGSFLLEQRQPILMNFDNRGIFNLCLADQSDRRAAAAAVRVVESWVVVDGAAEALPDAGGLGSTDREKMANLELDTCPGLISDAMYRVQWVNLAYKRMVDPDRGGREGAVGEPPPAEVVVRLVLKQNIPAEWPMFACTVRVVYTWRKEKLTRTMPCDVWKMDFGGFAWRLDAAAALSLGR from the coding sequence ATGGACATCGGAAAAGGATGGCCCCGTGCTGCACATGACAATACCATTATCAACCGGATCATGCTGCGATTCCGGCCCATCGCCCCGAAACCGGTCTCGGCCGGAGCAGCTTCGGACTCTGCATCGGCGGCAAGCAAGACGGGGCCGGTTACCAAAAGACGAGCTAAGAGGAAGTACGTTCGAGTTAAGAAGAATAACAAGTGCAAGTCGTCTTCAAACAACTACAAGGAGGAGCAGGTGGTGGAAGAGGTGGAGAAACAAAAAGATCTCATCCGGTTTGATGTAAGCTTACAGCTACAGACCCCTCTGCCCATCATCTGCGGGACCAAGGTCTCTCCCGATATAGGCTCCTCCAATTCCAATAATGGTAGCTTCCTGCTTGAGCAGCGCCAGCCCATACTCATGAATTTCGATAATCGCGGTATCTTCAACCTGTGTTTGGCAGATCAGTCAGATCGAAGGGCGGCAGCGGCGGCGGTAAGGGTAGTGGAGTCGTGGGTGGTGGTGGACGGCGCGGCCGAGGCGTTACCGGACGCAGGAGGATTGGGGAGTACGGACAGGGAGAAGATGGCGAATCTGGAGTTGGATACATGTCCCGGACTAATCTCCGATGCTATGTATAGGGTGCAGTGGGTTAATCTCGCTTACAAGAGAATGGTGGATCCCGATCGCGGTGGCCGGGAGGGGGCCGTCGGAGAACCGCCGCCGGCTGAGGTGGTGGTTCGGTTGGTGTTGAAGCAAAACATACCAGCGGAGTGGCCAATGTTTGCATGCACGGTGAGGGTGGTGTACACGTGGCGTAAAGAGAAGTTAACGAGGACAATGCCGTGTGATGTGTGGAAGATGGATTTTGGAGGATTTGCATGGAGGCTTGATGCTGCGGCTGCCCTTAGTTTGGGCCGTTGA
- the LOC113755608 gene encoding uncharacterized protein LOC113755608 produces the protein MGGRQTDFCSFPDNSLDYRMMLRFRPIAPKPIDGQANSTHLLPEKTDGKSVGRVLKKKKYAGNRKNSQLRNPKRERRNRKSPVEPSSLTSEQGSSSRDDSLVTLQLLPKRSDDDKEQDLKSTGQVWCSNAEDYPRNPDLRCLSQSSSNDFVGYEKPVAMIESRVIVERVLTKACMELDGLGLGFSDVDKINKICADPCPGFVSDFSGKVQWVNEAFKKLVISDQEHKKHHHQATELGVELVVKQEYLPYWDPSFACTVRFEYVWDGHKCSRVIPCDVWRMDFGGFAWKLDINASLSLGLQTYAGY, from the coding sequence ATGGGTGGAAGGCAGACTGACTTTTGTTCATTCCCAGATAATTCCTTAGATTATCGGATGATGCTCAGGTTCCGGCCAATAGCCCCAAAGCCGATCGACGGTCAAGCCAACTCGACCCACTTGCTGCCCGAAAAAACAGACGGCAAAAGTGTTGGAAGAGTActtaaaaagaagaaatatgCAGGAAATAGAAAAAATAGTCAACTTCGTAATCCCAAGAGAGAGAGGCGCAATAGAAAATCGCCTGTTGAACCGTCATCATTAACCAGCGAGCAGGGTTCCAGTTCGAGGGACGATAGTTTGGTGACGCTTCAGCTGCTACCGAAAAGATCAGATGATGATAAGGAGCAGGACTTGAAGAGTACTGGCCAAGTTTGGTGCTCTAATGCTGAGGATTATCCCAGAAATCCCGACCTTAGATGTCTTAGTCAATCGAGTTCTAACGATTTTGTTGGTTATGAGAAGCCGGTCGCTATGATTGAATCGAGGGTTATCGTGGAAAGAGTACTGACAAAGGCATGCATGGAGTTGGATGGATTAGGGTTAGGGTTTTCGGACGTGGACAAGATCAATAAAATCTGCGCAGATCCCTGTCCAGGATTTGTATCGGATTTTTCAGGGAAGGTGCAATGGGTGAACGAGGCGTTTAAGAAGCTGGTGATAAGTGATCAAGAACATAAAAAACATCATCATCAGGCAACGGAGTTGGGAGTAGAGTTGGTGGTAAAACAAGAGTACTTGCCATATTGGGATCCTTCGTTTGCGTGCACGGTGAGATTTGAGTACGTTTGGGATGGCCACAAGTGTTCAAGGGTCATTCCCTGCGACGTATGGAGGATGGACTTCGGTGGCTTTGCATGGAAACTAGACATCAACGCTTCACTCAGTTTGGGCCTTCAAACTTATGCGGGTTACTGA
- the LOC113755606 gene encoding thymidylate kinase-like, which yields MPATWLSESLFRYIGRLGPCKSLNSRFNWKSPSKHLFTKICMDNNQCISSKWDPRGALIVFEGLDRCGKTSQCSRLLSSLERLGHSVESWRFPDRDTGVGQMISSYLSNQSQLDDHAIHLLFSANRWEKRSLMEAKLKSGTTLIVDRYAYSGVAFSSAKGLDIEWCKAPELGLWAPDLVVYLDISPEKAAERGGYGGERYEQLEFQRKVAQSYRALSDASWKVIDATLPIGVIEAQLREMAVDCISTCQEGKSLSELWSS from the exons ATGCCTGCTACTTGGCTTAGTGAGTCTCT ATTTCGATATATTGGAAGGCTAGGGCCTTGCAAGTCATTGAACTCTCGTTTCAATTGGAAGTCCCCGTCGAAGCATTTGTTTACAAAAATCTGCATGGACAATAATCAGTGCATTAGTTCGAAGTGGGATCCAAGAGGAGCTTTAATCGTCTTTGAAGGTCTGGACAGATGTGGAAAGACGTCGCAATGTAGCAGACTTCTTTCATCCTTGGAGAGACTGGGACATTCAGTTGAATCTTGGAGATTTCCTGATAGAGATACCGGTGTTGGCCAGATGATTTCATCTTATCTTTCCAACCAATCACAGTTGGATGATCATGCCATTCATTTACTCTTCAGTGCAAATCGGTGGGAGAAAAG ATCATTAATGGAAGCTAAGCTGAAGAGCGGAACCACTCTCATCGTTGACCGGTATGCCTATTCTGGGGTAGCTTTCTCTTCTGCCAAGGGACTTGATATTGAATGGTGCAAG GCTCCAGAGTTGGGGTTGTGGGCTCCAGATTTGGTGGTTTACCTTGACATATCACCAGAG AAAGCTGCTGAAAGAGGAGGTTACGGAGGGGAGAGATATGAGCAGCTTGAATTTCAAAGGAAAGTTGCACAATCTTACCGGGCACTTTCTGATGCATCTTGGAAG GTTATTGATGCCACCCTGCCTATCGGAGTTATTGAGGCACAGCTAAGAGAAATGGCGGTCGATTGCATCAGTACATGCCAAGAAGGCAAATCTCTCTCGGAGCTCTGGTCTTCTTAA
- the LOC113755605 gene encoding uncharacterized protein LOC113755605: MSNEGESTSAFDFSRLAESLKGELGRLMDQKFEAMNERLGRLEEFQSSSRRSHQNPRSRDRPALELHDSNSECEFDYEPRKPRRDTRPVEDEIKGIKLKIPSFQGKSDPEAYLDWERRIEMIFDCNHYTESQKVKLAALEFTDYASIWWDQLRIKQRREEEPIIRTWEELKRIMRKRFIPAYYHRDLHHKLQTLTQGSLTVEDYFKEMEMAMLRADVREDIEATMARFLRGLHAEIADVVELQHYLDMDELLDKAVKVERRLKRRGIPHQSSSVQSGNWRPPPYKGEVTHTSEQKSARASGVSNGAWVAGSSSSKPIQRAEFKADLGASKPRNRDTKCFKCQGFGHIASQCPNRRAMLMLPSGEVLTDEEDEYEGMPPLVEEEEIIAPDQPVGLGLVTRLALSAQRTNEEEQRTNEEEQRTNIFYTRCLVNGKVCSLIIDGGSCTNVASALFVKKLHLPVQDHPTPYKLQWFSDCGEVRVSKQVSVKFNIGRYEDELVCDVVPMQAAHLILGRPWQFDREVTYEGHSNKYSFMHKGTRVILVPLSPTQVREDQNVLQREWELDRLEGCTWSDILPLAVCNTRNHRDLCKECWSSNSNQH; encoded by the exons ATGTCGAACGAAGGAGAAAGTACGTCGGCCTTCGACTTCTCACGTTTGGCAGAAAGTTTGAAAGGAGAATTGGGGCGCCTTATGGATCAAAAATTTGAGGCCATGAATGAACGACTTGGCAGGTTGGAGGAGTTCCAAAGTAGCTCTAGACGAAGTCACCAAAACCCAAGGAGCCGTGATAGACCTGCACTTGAACTTCATGACTCTAACTCTGAGTGTGAATTTGACTATGAGCCAAGGAAACCGAGGAGAGATACTAGACCTGTGGAGGATGAAATAAAAGGGATTAAACTTAAAATCCCTTCCTTCCAAGGCAAGTCGGATCCCGAAGCATACCTAGATTGGGAGAGGAGGATTGAAATGATTTTCGATTGTAACCATTACACGGAGTCTCAAAAGGTGAAGTTGGCAGCCCTTGAATTTACGGATTATGCCTCTATTTGGTGGGATCAACTTCGCATCAAACAAAGAAGGGAGGAAGAGCCAATTATCCGAACATGGGAAGAACTCAAAAGGATCATGAGGAAGCGCTTCATACCAGCGTATTACCACAGGGATTTGCACCATAAATTGCAAACTCTCACCCAAGGAAGTTTGACAGTTGAGGATTActtcaaggagatggagatggcCATGCTACGGGCTGATGTTCGGGAGGATATAGAAGCAACCATGGCACGTTTCTTGAGAGGACTACACGCTGAAATTGCAGATGTtgtggagctccaacattatctTGACATGGATGAATTATTGGACAAAGCCGTCAAGGTGGAAaggaggctcaagaggaggggtattCCTCACCAAAGCTCCAGCGTCCAATCTGGAAATTGGAGACCTCCACCGTATAAAGGCGAGGTTACCCACACGAGCGAACAAAAGTCAGCCAGGGCAAGTGGGGTTTCGAATGGAGCATGGGTGGCTGGTTCGTCATCTTCAAAACCGATCCAAAGGGCCGAATTTAAGGCAGATCTAGGGGCATCTAAACCTAGAAACCGTGACACTaagtgctttaagtgtcaaggtTTTGGTCACATCGCGTCCCAATGCCCAAACCGAAGGGCCATGCTCATGCTTCCAAGTGGTGAAGTGCTAACGGATGAGGAGGATGAGTATGAAGGCATGCCACCATTGGTTGAGGAAGAAGAGATAATTGCCCCTGACCAACCAGTTGGACTAGGCCTTGTCACAAGGTTGGCATTGAGTGCTCAACGCACAAATGAAGAAGAGCAGCGTACAAATGAAGAAGAGCAGCGTACCAACATCTTCTACACCCGATGTCTAGTTAACGGGAAAGTGTGTAGCTTGATTATCGACGGGGGAAGTTGTACCAATGTCGCCAGTGCCTTATTTGTCAAGAAGTTACACTTACCTGTCCAAGATCACCCTACACCATATAAGCTTCAATGGTTTAGTGATTGCGGCGAAGTGCGAGTGTCCAAGCAGGTTTCTGTGAAGTTTAACATTGGGAGATATGAGGATGAGTTGGTGTGTGACGTGGTTCCTATGCAAGCTGCCCATCTTATTCTTGGaagaccttggcaatttgatcgCGAGGTTACTTATGAAGGTCATTCCAACAAATACTCGTTCATGCATAAAGGGACAAGGGTCATACTTGTTCCACTCTCACCTACACAAGTTCGAGAGGACCAAAATGTTTTACAGAGGGAATGGGAGTTGGATCGATTAGAAG GTTGTACGTGGTCAGATATCCTTCCTCTTGCAGTGTGCAATACCCGCAACCATCGAGATCTGTGCAAGGAGTGCTGGTCCAGTAATTCCAACCAGCACTAG